In Athene noctua chromosome 11, bAthNoc1.hap1.1, whole genome shotgun sequence, the sequence ctcctcctcctctgccgcCTCGTCCTCCTCTGCCGCCTCTGCCTCGTCCTCCTCTGCCGCCTCTGCCTCGTCCTCCTCTGCCGCCTCCGCCTCTGccgcctcttcctcctcctcctctgcctcctcctcctcctcctcttcctccttttctgccTCCTCCGCCTCCCTCCTTGCCCCCCAGCTCTCTGGTTCCACCCCACAGGTACCCATGGTTGCTGCTTCTGCCAGTACCAGCCCATCTCTTGCTTCCAGCTCTGCCCCCACAGGCTGCCCCTGGGCTGCTTCTCCTTCTGGTGCTGCCCCGTCACACCCGGACCCAGAGGTCCCTTGTTCTGCTTGTTCAGCCCCTGGTTGTTCCTTGGTCCCTGCACCCTGCTCCCCTTGTGCAGGGGGCTCTGGGACACCAATCTCACCCTGAGGGGCCTCTTCCTGCATCATCACCCTGTCAcccacctccctcctctcctgcctcaTGCTGACCCGTGGCCCCCGGGGTGGCTGGAAGAGTCCCTGGTAGCGCTTCCTATCCTCCACGTGCTTCTTCCTCatcctctcccccagctgcttCATCTCCTTCTTCACAGCGGCTGCCATGGCGGGGTCGAGGTTAGACGCTCGCAAGAAGTCCTCCCGCGCTTCCCGCTCATTCCAGACAGCAGCGTGGGCCTTCGCCCGCTTGAAATAGCCCTTGGCATTGTCTGCCGGGAGAGGAGAGACCCCGGTGGGGGTCCTGCCACTCTGGGCCACCAGCCACGGGAGCTGGGAACCCAGGGGACACAGAGCACAGGTGCCATCGCAGGCAAGGGAACAGAGGGTGAAGACAGATGTAGGTAGGGGTACTgtcatgggcagagacacctggGGACATGATGTGCAGGGATCGTCATGGGCAAGGGGAACCATGGTCGGCAGGGGGAGCTGGATGGTGTGGGACATCGTGGGCGGGATGACCTAGAGGACACGGGTTGCAGGTGACATTGGGGGCAGGGGAAACCAGGGCAGGGGCGGGGGGAATTGGGACGGAGGTTCTGCAGTGGACATGGGGATTCAGATGACCAAGGTACCATCACAGGTGGAGAGATGTGGGATGAGCATTGTCATGGATGGGGGAGCCAGAGGACAGTGTCCACTGGGGCTATGGGCACagtgtggggggtggggggtgtgtacCATTGTGTTTCTGGAGGAGCTCCGTCGTGTGCTCCAGCACCTCATAGTACTcgcccagctccagctggcacTGGCAGTAGTTGAGCACCAGTGGCGTGACCAGGTTCTCCAGCTTCAGCCAGCCCTCTTCCCATGGCTTCTCCTGCCCCAGGGAGCCACAGCGGGTGGTTCACAGCTGCATCCAGGGTCCCCAGGGTTGTGCTTCACTGAGGAAATGCAGCCAGGGAGGACAGGAGGTGGCTGGGTCCTGCTCACCTTGGCCTGGAGGTTCCTCAGGCAGATGACAGCCTCCTGGTACTTTGCCGCCGCCTGTCCAAACTCCTTGCGGAGGACGAGGCGGTTGCCCTCGCTGTGCAGCACAGGCACTGCTGCCAGCTTTTCCTCCTTGCTCATTGCCCAGGTGTCACGCTTGTATGCTGAGGGCTCCTCCACCTGCACAGGCACGAGGAGCTgagctgcctgccccagcagcccctgtgcTGGCAGACACCCCCACCATCCCCCTTACCCGGAACAACTCCATGATGAAGATGAGGGGCTGCGGCGTCCGCTGCAGCTCGTCCAGGTCATCATAGCCCGTGCTGTGGTAGTCAAACATGTTGCCCATGCCACAGCGGTGATTCTGCCCTTCCAGGGGGTCCTGGCCCTCTGCGATCCTCCGCATGCCCCTGGAGACCAGGGCGTACATGCCCGTGTGCTGCAAAGAGGGGGAGCACCCTGCTCAGCTGCATAGGGCCAGCCTGCACCCCCTTCCTCGGGGCATCCCCCCGGTCCTGTGGCTGAGTGACACCTCTGCCCCCTGTGCTTGCCCCAGGCAAAGCTGGAGCATCTCCAGGTGCACGGTGCTGCGCCCTGGCTCTGCAGAAAGGAGGGGGAGTGGGTGCCCACAGGCCCCTCACTCACGATGGCGTCGCACCAGAACTCGGCCACCTCCCCGGGTCTCATGGAGCTGAGCAGCGTCTCCCAGATCTCCAGCTTGAACATCTTGCCCACGATGAGCTCCATGGGGAAGCCAGCTTCCCGGCTGTCATCGATCACTGTCCGCTCAAAGTCATCCTTCAGCGTCTGGAAGTGGAAGGTGATCTGCCCCAGAGAAAGCTCAGTGTCAAGCCAGGGCAGGCACCACAGTGAGAGCCCTCCACACCCTTACCAGCCCCGAATTCCTCTGCCACAGGGCCAGGATGTGGGGCCAAGCCTGCTCCCAGTAAGGTGCTGGTTTGATTGGCAGCTCTCCATCCACAGCAGGAGATTGTGCCTCCTACCCACTTGCTTTGACAGCAAGCAGATGGTGGAGTTTCTTAACACCCATCGGTGCTATATCCTGCTGCTCTCTTTGGATCCCCCTTTATAACCCAGTACATGCCGCTCCCACAGCATCCACCAGGACCTGGCAGAACCCACACTCATCTGCCCGTACCCCTGGGCTGAGAAATCTCAGAAATCCCCCAGAGCTCCTGCTTCGCACCCCTCACTCCTGTTTGACACCCATCAGGAAAGGCAGATTTCCAGCAACCCATCATAGCTGCTGAGCTCCAACGGCCCCAGGAGATAGGGAGGAGGCGAGTGACAGCACCGATGCAAGGTGAAGGCAGTGAGCAGTATCAGTGGTCACTGTGAGAAAAATGCGGCTGCATGTGCCCGAAACAGCCCTTCCTGCACCCGCCTTGTAAGGGATGTCCTGGAGATGGGCCCTCCCCATATCACAGATCTGGAGCTCAGCTTGTGAGCGGGGAATCTAACTGTAATGGGCAGGGATGGCGGTGTCGCACCCACTCCCCTCTCCTAGGGCTTTGGGGAACAACCAAGACAATTTACCTTGCTCCCATCCTGCAACTTCGGCAGCTCCCCTTGGCCTCCGTGCAGAATCTTCTTTCTGACCCCTTCCACATTCAGCAGGTAGGTTTCCTCCATGGCCACTCCTGCCAGCCCCCAGAAGCAGGTCACAGGCTGACGCACGAGGGTGTGCTCCAGCCCTTCCCAagctccctctctctcttcctcaggGTATCTCCCGTTCTTGACTATCTGGACACGTCAtctcccggggctgctgctggcctcTCCCTTTCTGTGCTGGGGCCAGAGCCTGGATGCCttctcctctgcccctgcccttTAGGCTGCAAGAGGGGCGTCCTGCTGTGGCACACCCTCGCTGACGCCCCTGGTGCCCTCCGTTGTGTTCTGGAACTGCCTTTCTAATCCTCTTTCCACCCTACCAGGTTA encodes:
- the LOC141964703 gene encoding aryl-hydrocarbon-interacting protein-like 1; amino-acid sequence: MEETYLLNVEGVRKKILHGGQGELPKLQDGSKITFHFQTLKDDFERTVIDDSREAGFPMELIVGKMFKLEIWETLLSSMRPGEVAEFWCDAIHTGMYALVSRGMRRIAEGQDPLEGQNHRCGMGNMFDYHSTGYDDLDELQRTPQPLIFIMELFRVEEPSAYKRDTWAMSKEEKLAAVPVLHSEGNRLVLRKEFGQAAAKYQEAVICLRNLQAKEKPWEEGWLKLENLVTPLVLNYCQCQLELGEYYEVLEHTTELLQKHNDNAKGYFKRAKAHAAVWNEREAREDFLRASNLDPAMAAAVKKEMKQLGERMRKKHVEDRKRYQGLFQPPRGPRVSMRQERREVGDRVMMQEEAPQGEIGVPEPPAQGEQGAGTKEQPGAEQAEQGTSGSGCDGAAPEGEAAQGQPVGAELEARDGLVLAEAATMGTCGVEPESWGARREAEEAEKEEEEEEEEEAAEEDEAEAEAAEEEEAEAEGPAAELEKLSVGQDEAAGLRQGLEQGASGAEGADTGSMTGAEPGEAPEPGPPREGPGLAEGLPELEDETPTNTLEETSCRE